The Rubripirellula reticaptiva DNA window TCCCGGCGCCCCGTTCCTTCAATACCTTAGGAATGTCCGGATGCATTGGCGTGCCCTTGAACAACATGTGTTCCAACAAGTGGGCCATACCGGCTTCGCCGTAACCTTCGTGACGCGAACCGACGAATATGGTCATGTTGACCGTCACGACTTCTTTGCTTTCGTCCGGAAACAACAGCACTCGGACACCATTGTCGAGCAGGAATTCAGAGATTCCTTCGATCTCAGTCACCTTTTCGACGTTCTCGATACTCGCAATTCCATCCACGTTGGGATCCTTGGTGTTAACTTTTAAAGCGTTCTCGTCGGCCGAACTCGATAGGCTGCCAAAGAAACTCAGCGCAACCGCCGAAGCGGTCATCAGTACTCCTCTTGCCCTTGGAAACCTTGACGAATTGGATTGCCTAGACGAACTAGACGAATCGGGGTGCCTAGACGAGTCGGGGGGATAGTGATCCACGGTCACGGCGCTACTCCATTGGTGATTGAGACACAACAATTTCACGAATTGTAACGTCGCGGCCACAACCGGATAACAGCCCAGGGGTTAGCACCGGTGGCATAATGACCCTAAGTTGCATCGCGGGACCCTACGTTGCTTCGCTGGACCGATCGTTGCAGAATTGCGGCTGTCAGTTTTCACTCAGGAGCGACTGCGATGACCACCCACTGGACCGACATTGGCGCCAGCGAATCGATTCTCGAAGGATCAGCGATCGAAACCCTGGTCGGGGATCAGATTTTGGCGGTCTTTCGATCCGGCGGCGAGCTGTTTGCAATGGATGGGATGTGCGCGCACCAGGGCGGACCAATCGCCCAAGGCGCCGTGTGCGACGGTTGCGTGACTTGTCCGTGGCATGGTTGGCAATACGAACTGTCCACTGGCATCCAAACCATCAACCGCCAACCGCTGATGCGAACGTTTAAGGTTCGCGAATCCGGCGGCCGGATAGAAGTCGAAATTGACGGCTAACCGAAACACCACACAGCAAAGCAGGCCATGTCAGTAGGCCTGACTATTGAAGCTCATTCCAAGCCGCACTCTTTTCAAGCGGCTTTGCTGATGTAACGACCAAGGCACGACGGTGGATATCCGTCATAGAATCGGCGAATCCAATGGCGGCCGTTCCAGCTCTCAAGATGGCGTTCCCAACCCAACCTAGTCAACAGCCGATCGCTGATGTTGCCGTTGGAAACATGCGCGACGATCGCCGATGCGCCTCGGATTCTCGCGACTTCGTCAAGGACATGGCAGGCGCCGCTGAACGAACAGTATCCGGCGTAAGTCCCAGCTCGGATATAATCAAGCGTCAAGAAAGACGGCATGCCGAAGGGTGTGTGGTAGTCAATCCAGCAAATCTCGTCGTCGCTTCGCCCGTACTTGGCTTGCCACCAAACTTGAGCCATCGAGACGCTGCCGCACGTCAATCGCCGCTGAATTTCAACCAGCTTTCCGGCTCGCATTACAATGCGACCGTAACGCCATTTTTGAATCTTGGCGACGTTTTCGACGGGATCGGTGATGGAATCGAGTCGTAACATGCTTTCGTTTCTTAATCCTCACAACCG harbors:
- a CDS encoding Rieske (2Fe-2S) protein, which codes for MTTHWTDIGASESILEGSAIETLVGDQILAVFRSGGELFAMDGMCAHQGGPIAQGAVCDGCVTCPWHGWQYELSTGIQTINRQPLMRTFKVRESGGRIEVEIDG